A window of the Lactuca sativa cultivar Salinas chromosome 5, Lsat_Salinas_v11, whole genome shotgun sequence genome harbors these coding sequences:
- the LOC111897897 gene encoding pentatricopeptide repeat-containing protein At1g31430: MASKLTNYSIVTFLSRQFYHLRTHNFSTTQNFLIPTNKTCIHLLKNCKSMSQLKQIQTQIVVLGLAQNVDAIKKLVAFSADPSVGNLFYAQKIFDRIETPSLLVYNVMIKAYTKSAHFRKALRLFDQMRVDGLWPDNYTYPFVFKSIGHLREASTGEKIHGFVVKSGDEFDCYVCNSVMDMYGELGRIEDSRKVFDEMPERDSVSWNVLISGYVKCKKFEEAINVYLQMREEKSVKPEEATIVSTLSACIALKNLELGKEIHHYVTHDIGFTTKIGNALVDMYCKCGCLHIARQIFNKLPNKNVICWTSMVSGYVNCGKLDDARQLFDNSPVKDIVLWTSMINGYVQFNHVDEAMSLFQQMQTYNIKPDNFTMVALLTGCAQIGGLKQGKWIHEYMKEHRIRIDAVCGTALIDMYAKCGCIEKSLEVFHGLHEKDTASWTSIICALSLNGKSSLALKLFSEMNELGFRPDDITFIGVLNACSHGRLVEEGWKHFESMKSVYEIEPKIEHYGCLIDLLGRAGLLKEAEKIVNKIPREKDEMLVPVYGALLSACRLYGDVDLGEDLADRLSEIEGGDSSIHMLLANIYASVGRWEDVKKVRRKMRGDGVRKEPGCSSIEVNGNVYEFLAGDASHPEMNDIYFSLNTLFKQSFVCEKYDVELVNLVSMNS, translated from the coding sequence ATGGCTTCGAAACTCACCAATTACTCGATCGTCACGTTTCTTTCCCGCCAGTTTTACCATCTAAGAACACATAACTTCTCAACTACTCAAAACTTCTTGATCCCCACCAACAAAACATGCATACATCTCCTGAAAAACTGCAAATCCATGAGCCAATTGAAGCAAATCCAGACCCAAATTGTTGTTCTTGGTCTCGCTCAAAACGTAGACGCTATCAAGAAGCTCGTGGCTTTCTCGGCAGACCCATCGGTTGGAAACTTATTCTACGCTCAAAAAATCTTTGACAGAATCGAAACCCCTTCCTTGCTCGTTTACAATGTAATGATTAAAGCATACACAAAGAGCGCCCATTTCAGGAAAGCACTTCGTTTGTTTGATCAGATGAGGGTAGATGGATTGTGGCCGGATAATTATACTTACCCGTTTGTGTTTAAATCAATCGGGCATCTACGAGAAGCTTCCACTGGTGAAAAGATTCATGGGTTTGTCGTCAAATCTGGGGACGAGTTTGATTGCTATGTATGTAACTCGGTTATGGATATGTATGGTGAGTTGGGCCGCATTGAGGATTCAAGGaaggtgttcgatgaaatgcctgaaAGAGATTCAGTCTCATGGAATGTTTTAATTTCAGGGTATGTTAAGTGTAAGAAATTTGAGGAAGCTATCAACGTTTATCTACAAATGAGAGAAGAGAAAAGTGTAAAGCCTGAAGAGGCTACAATTGTAAGCACTCTTTCAGCTTGTATAGCCTTAAAAAATCTTGAACTTGGGAAGGAAATACACCATTATGTCACTCATGATATCGGGTTTACAACTAAAATTGGTAATGCATTAGTCGACATGTATTGCAAATGTGGATGTTTACATATAGCACGCCAGATTTTTAACAAGCTACCGAATAAAAATGTAATTTGTTGGACAAGTATGGTGTCTGGATATGTAAACTGTGGGAAATTAGATGATGCTAGACAATTATTTGATAATAGTCCAGTTAAAGATATTGTTCTATGGACATCAATGATAAATGGATACGTACAGTTTAATCATGTAGATGAAGCAATGTCCTTATTCCAACAAATGCAAACCTACAATATTAAGCCTGACAACTTCACAATGGTTGCTCTCCTAACAGGTTGTGCACAAATTGGGGGTTTAAAACAAGGGAAATGGATTCATGAATATATGAAAGAACATAGAATAAGAATCGATGCTGTATGTGGAACAGCTCTTATTGATATGTATGCAAAATGTGGGTGTATAGAGAAATCTCTTGAGGTATTTCACGGGTTACATGAAAAAGATACAGCTTCATGGACATCAATTATATGTGCACTTTCCTTAAACGGAAAGTCCAGTTTAGCATTGAAGCTGTTCTCTGAGatgaatgaattagggtttaggccTGATGATATTACTTTCATCGGGGTTTTAAATGCATGTAGCCATGGGAGATTGGTGGAGGAAGGATGGAAGCATTTTGAATCAATGAAATCAGTGTATGAAATCGAACCAAAGATAGAACACTACGGGTGTTTAATTGATCTTTTAGGTCGAGCTGGGCTACTGAAAGAAGCAGAAAAGATAGTTAACAAAATCCCAAGGGAGAAAGATGAGATGTTAGTTCCAGTTTATGGTGCTTTGTTGAGTGCGTGTAGATTGTATGGTGATGTTGATTTGGGTGAGGATTTAGCTGATAGGTTAAGTGAAATTGAAGGTGGTGATTCGAGTATTCATATGCTTTTGGCTAACATTTATGCTTCTGTTGGGAGATGGGAAGATGTGAAGAAGGTAAGAAGGAAAATGAGAGGTGATGGAGTTAGAAAAGAGCCTGGGTGTAGTTCAATTGAGGTTAATGGAAATGTTTATGAGTTTCTTGCTGGAGATGCTTCTCATCCTGAAATGAATGATATTTATTTCAGTTtgaatacattgtttaaacagtCATTTGTTTGTGAGAAATATGATGTGGAGTTGGTTAATTTGGTTTCAATGAATTCTTGA